CAAAAATTAAAGGGAGAATCCTCTTAACTTCTTTATTCCCGAGCTTGTCGAGGGGCTACTTTGCAGTCCGTCATTCTGGCTTGTCCAGAATCTTATCCTAATCAAATATTCTTTCGCTACCACTTTGCTCGTCCAAAGTGGTAGCACCGAAAGGACGGCCAAGTCGTCGGGATTATTCATTGGCCAAATCCTCTTACCGCTAATGGTCGAAACTCCCCCGCATTCGCAGGGTCAAACATCTCCCCGCGCCAAGGATTTGGCTCAATTCAGCACATCCCTCCTCCAATGGCTTTAAGATTGCTCGGATTCCAATGGGCAGACTCCTTGGGGCAGAAAGCGCTAAAGCTCCGCTGGACATGAAATATAACGGCCGTTGTATCTCATGTCTTATGCAGAACTTCAACGGCTCAACCGGTTGAGCCGTTGAAAAATGATAACAAAAAAGCTGGAGGGTGTCCAGCTATGGTTGTGGTCGAGAATGTATTAATGCGCAATTCATGCAGGAGTGCAAGCAAATCACCAAGTGACTTTAATGAAATAGGTATAGGGAGCGCCATCATCCGACGGGCTGTCGTAACAACGATAGGCAGTGCCGCGGGAGATAATCTCGGCTCCAAAACCGCGCTCTCGCAACATTACACTCCCTATCTCTGCTTCTTTTGACCCAAGGAAGTCACGCACTCGCATTTGGAGTAAGACCTCCGTCTTGCCTCGATCAGCCTCCCAACGAATTCTAGGAATCCAGTCTTTTTCTAATCTCTTGGGGACCAGCAGAGTTAAGCCTGCAATGGCACGCTCATTTAGCTCCATTTGCTTGGCACAGCTTTTACGAGCTATCCGTGCGGCCTCTGCCTTAGCTACATCTGCAAGTTTATTGGCAATATTGGCATTAAATACATCACTCTGTTCTGTCACAACTCCCCCTTTTTTGACATCAGTATGGGATATGTCATTCTGTTTTGTCATAGCCCCCTCCTTCTTAATAAGCCACGAAAACAATGAGATGAATGAAAAAAGGAACAATAACATCCACCAAAGAAGATTTGCATTCATGAGTGTATACTCCTTTTAAGATGCAAGATACCTTATACTACCAGAAATTACACCAATAAAAAAGCCGGGGGCACCATCCCAACCGGCTATATTTTTAATGAAAAACTGCTTTTGCTTAAGTAGCGACATCTTAAAACTATCACCGTAGTGAGAATTACAATCCATACTACGGGCGCTGCGAGATCCTGCCAATGATTCTGCCAACGCAATAAAACTACTGTAATGTGTAGGCTTGTAGTAAACAGCCAGACGAACCAAGGTAATAGTTTCTCTGGTTTCCCTTTGCTTATCCCTATCCATTGAGGGATAAAAGCAATCAGGACACTACTTTGAATAATAACATTCGCACCGCTAGAATTTTTGAATACTAACCATATCAGGATAGCAATTAAGCTGATTGCTAATATTACATAGTCTAGTTTTTGTAATTTCTTATGTCTGCCGTATTTCATAACAGGCACAAGAAAAACTATATTAGCAGCCATACTCACTAGCGGGATAATGCTTTTAATTGGATCGGCGGTCATCTGAATATAGGTCAATCCGCTTATCAAACTCACTAAAGCTATGATAGAGCGCGTGGAGATATAGACCTCCGATTCTCGCCTGAGTAGCTGTAAAAAGTACCAATAACTTGATAAGGAGTGGAGCACAGTCATGACCCACCCCAACATAACTGAAAGCTCCATAGCTTGCTCACCTCGTTTTTGTCAAAGAATATCTTATAATAGCATAAAATTGGATAACCCCACCTCTCCTCTTATAGTCAAGGGGAGGTTGGGAGGGGTAATGTATACTAAAAATATGGTGAAGAAGATACTCACATACAACAGCAAGAAGCTGCGGGAAAAATCCCAGCCGGTGAAAAGGTTAGATAAGGCCACTATGCGATTGGTTAAAGATTTAGTGGAAACCCTGCGTTGTAGCGGCGGGGTGGGATTATCGGCTCCGCAAATTGGCATCCTAAAAAGAGTGCTGGTTTATGAATACAAAAAACCGAAAGATTCCACTGACAAAACTCCCGAATTGCCGCTGACAATTTTAATCAATCCGGAAATTATTAAAACTTCTACCAAAATGGAAATGGGCGAAGAAGGTTGTTTGTCCTTCCCTAACTTGTTCGGGCAAGTCGAGCGCTACAAAAAAATTACCGTGAAAGCTCTGGGTATTAATAATAAAGAAATTAAATTTGAAGCGAAAGATTTAGAAGCCCGCATTATTCAGCACGAAACCGACCACCTGAACGGTATTCTGTTTGTTGATCGGTTAGCCAATCCCAAACAAATCTACACTTACCAAATTTAGATACCGAGAACGAGGTATGAAAACTTCTACTAGAAAATACCGGGTAATTTTTATGGGGACGCCCGAGTTTGCCAAGACAATCTTGCAGACTTTACTTGATCTGCCCCAACTCGATATTGTTGCGGTTATCACTCAACCCGATAAACCCATTGGGCGCCACAAAACAGTTCAACCCAGTCCAGTTAAACAATTGGCCTTAGCCAATAGGCTGACAGTGTGGACACCCGAAAAACTGAAACACAATTCTGAGATTCTAGAAAAAATTAAAGCACTTGATCCGGATGTGATCATAGTGGCTGCTTATGGCAAAATTCTGCCACAGGAAATTTTGGATATTCCTGCTCATGGCATCGTCAACATACATGGTTCTTTGTTACCAAAATACCGCGGCGCCTCCCCTATTGCTGCCGCCATTTTGAATGGTGATACTATTACGGGAGTAACCCTAATGAAGATAGATGCCACTATGGATACTGGTCCAATTATAGCCGTCAGCGAACCTGTCCCCATAAAAGATACGTCCACCCAATTAGCTCTTAGCCATGTCCTAGCAAAGGTCGGCGCGGATCTATTGCAACAAAATCTCATCCCTTACTTAGAAGGTGAGATCGCGCCCATATCTCAGGATGACTCCCAGGCGACCTACACTTCTCTCATCAAAAAAGAGGATGGGTTAATCAATTGGCAAGAACCTGCTTTTATTATTGAACGTAAGACTCGAGCCTACACTCCCCAACCCACTACCTATACTTTCTATCACGGCAAACGGTTAAAAATTGCTTTCAGCAAAGTGGTGCCTACCGACCAACCCCGACCAGTTGGCCAAGCCTGGCTGACTTCAGATAAACATCTGGCAGTTTCTACATCACAAGCTAGCCTTCAGCTAGAAGTTGTCTGTTTAGAAGGCAAAAATTTAACCAGCGATCAGGAATTTTTGCGTGGCCACCCAGACATAATTGGAACCATTCTAGGATAACTCTACTTTGATATAATAAAAGTAGTGATTCCTTTACTAATTAGGTAATACTTATAAAGAAAGGAGGAACAAGCGTATGCCATATCTTTATCTGCTCATAGGAATTGTGGACCTGATTTTGGTCTTCATTAACGGAAGCTGGGCATTCACCTTAGCCGTTGTGCTTGGTATCATTTATGTTATCTTCGGCCTCTATGAGGTCTTTATGCCCAAGAAGTAGTTGGGTCAGTCAAAAACAAAATAGCTAGCTGTTATTTAGATATTAGCAAAACCCTTGTAAGAGATTACAGGGGTTTTGTGATGATAAAGTAAACTGCTACGGCTACTGCCAGAACCTGTGGTAACAACCCCCAGAACCAATTAACTGCTTCGTTTCTATTCTGTAAAGTTTCCGTATGCCATTCATGTAACTGCTCAATGATAGGAACTTTATATAATTGCGGCCAAAACAGGAATGGTAAGGCAAGTAAATCCGGCATAATGGCCACTCCCCCAATAACCAGGGTGTAGATCCGCAAGGAAGCGGGGATAATCAGCCAAAATATTATTGCTACGATCATTACATTAAACAACTGCATCGCTATATTAGGCAGGGTAAGTTGAGTTTTTCCGATCGTGTCCCGATGCGGAATCGAGTCCAACACAAAATGGCTCGTCAAAGCCGCCAGTCCGGCTAAAGGCCAGGCCTCCGGTGCATACACGGCAATCGCCGTTCCGACCAAAAAATGCGGTGCCACCAACATACATATATATTAGCATTTAGGGGTTAGCATATAGCATCTAAGGGAAAATAATTCCTCTCTCTCCTCCGGTCTTCGACTCCGAGGCTCAGGCTCGAGGAGCAGGAGGTGAATTTGACGATGTATCCCCTCGACAAGCTCGGGGAATAAGGACAGAGTTCTCACTACGATCGAACAACAAACTTTGCGCTTCCAGAGCCTAAAATACCCCATTTCTCCTAACTTCCCTTGACGAAAAGCTCATTTTATACTACAATATTATAATTTCCTGATGATCTTTAATAACTAGCCATAATCTAGACCCTTGGCCAAAGAAGGTAGCTTAGCAAACCGTTGGTAAACTATCTTCTTTGCTTCTCGTTCGGGTGCCGATCACACCCACCTATGTTCCGAAAACAAACATAAAATTGGTTTTCTTCTTTGTACCTTTGAACAAAAAATGGTTAGCCCGGCGCAAGCCGTGGAGACCGTAAGAGCAGCAAAGGGTTTGGTCATTATTGATCGGGACTATATGACCGTGTACACGTCCGGTTTGGTGCGTTTCATCAATTTGATGATTTCTCGCCAACCTGACATAAAAAGGCTGGCAGCACCAAATTTTTTTACTTTTGGGTGATCTCGTCCAGCCTTTTTCTTTTATCCAGTTATTTGACTTGGACTCATAATTAGAGTAATTTTATTAATCAGATTCTTGTCCTTGAAATTTTAAAGTTGCGATCAAAAAGAAAAGACTGAAAAGGAGCTCATAAATGACTGGTGAGATACCTGACACTATCACTGATCAAGCAGTTGCCGCCGCTGTAAACATCGTCTTTTGTCTTCCTAATGTGTACATAAAACAAGGGATGTTTCCAGCGCACACCAGAGCAATAGCGTTATTTCCTGAACGACGGGAAATGCCCCAATTTACACTGGCTTTAGATAAGTTTAATCATTACTCCACTTCGATTAATCACTTACTTGTGGCCGGCAACCGAGTGGACGTACAAAGCTATGAAGCTATTTGGCAAATTATTAGCGAGGGGGTACACCGCACACACCCGTTCTATGGACATTTCGAGATTCAGAAAGGATCCGAAAACGTAAAAGAACAGGCGGACTGGATAGCTGGGCAGATCAGCGCCCGCAAGATCAAGCACACATTCCTGATCACATCTCAATGGCACATGCCCAGAGTTTTTCTGACCCTATCGAAATCTCTGATTATTAATGGGATGGGACAGACAACCATCATCGAACCAGTTGCAGCACCGGTAGATTGGTTTGCGCCTATTCCAGGTGGAGATGGTACCTCCCCTAATGATGAGGTATTTAAAGAAATGCGTCGCATCGCAGACTATCAGAAAAAGGGCCACGTAGCCACCCTGGAAGAACTACGTGATTATGTACATTTTATTTGCAGTATGGCTACATAGAAAATCTATTTAAACCACAATAAAAAAACGAGGATTTCTCCTCGTTTTTCTTTTATCCAATCGACAATATATTCATTGTATTGTCGTCCTGGCTTCGTCCAGGATCGTATAAGATTCTGGATGCGCCTGCTGGCTTACCAGAATGACGGAAAATAAATATTAGTTACTGAAACAATAGAACACTGTATATACCGTGTTCTATCAGAGTCTTATTGTTTTGATTGACTAGGCCTGGATGTGGGATTCCAAATCCGCTAGCGCATAATTCACATTGTAGATCCAGTGTTCAAAAGGCTTTACATACTTCCATTTAGCTACCATTCCGACAGCAGTTGGCTCGCCATCTTTCTTGTCGTATTTGTACAATAATTCAGAAGTATATTCAATGGATTCTGCCCAAGAAGTAAAGTCTCGGGTTTTGCCAAAGTTAGCACTACCCTTGCGAAAATCTTTAATCCCCCAGGCATTGTAATCCCCGCCCAAGTGTTTGCCATAACCGCTTTCCGCGTTAGAGAGAGCTACAATCATTTCCCAGTTAGAATACTTTAATAGTTCACCAGCAGGTAGCGGACTTTTCTTTTCCTCTAAGAAAATCTGTATCTTTGGTAAAATCATCCGGTTTTCCGGAAGAATTCTTAAGCTGTCGGCTAATAGATTGGTTTGCATAGACGCCGATATAATAAAAGGCGTTAGCATTGTGATCATGCTATCCATATTATTCTCCTTAAGGACTCTGCTGCCTGGAAACCAGATCATCAGAGCAACCTTATTAGTTGTAAACCCCCTCCTTAACTGATCAAATAAGCTTACTCCAAAACGCCTCTTCTGTCAAGAGTTTTTCGCTTCCAGAGCTGATTATTTCAGAGGGGTCTAGGTAATGATTTTGGGGTTATTAATTGCCCCATAAATAGCTGTTTTCTTACCCAAACGCCTGGCCCATTGAATATCGCCATACGACCAGTGCCAATATTCTTTGGGGTAATTAGATAGACCCGCTTTAGTTAATGCAGCAAACATTACCTGCCGATTGCGCCTTAAATAAGCCGGTAATTTAGATTGATGGGACAGAGCGTTTTCTTGATAGTTTAATTTAGAACTCTTCATTGGCACTTTGCGGCCATTTTTTATTAAGCGTAAATCTACGGCTCCGCCCGTCATATGGCCAGATGCCCACTTCCCCTTTGAGTCAGCCACATATTTATTTACTTCTTGCAATACTCTTTGTTTCGACCATTTGGGATGAGTTTTACTAAAGCGTGCAATAAATTCATCAAAAATTTCTTCTTGGATATATTGCGGCCGCCAGGCATCCCCAATTGTAAAATTTACCCCCTGGGGCAAATAACCTTGAGCTTTATGTAACATATTGGCCACGGTTTTGCGCAAATAGGCAGTCTTTTCACGCCGCAGGCGTTTTTTACCTAAACGAATAACAACTCCTGGGCAAGTTTTCTTTAGATCGACTAATGGTTCTCCGCATTCCCTAATTGTGATCATATATTTACTTTCTTACATCGTTATTCTATAACAAAGCGCAGGTTACACTAAAGAGCGCTGAATACCCGCTGTCAGTCAGAATCTTTATCTCGCACTCTCTAAATAAACTTTAGATTCTACTTATCGAAGTAAAATCTTGCATCTCCTGAAATATCGTTGCTAGCAGGTTGCAAAGAACCATTATTAATCCTGACCCCTTCACTCAATATCTTCATCGCCCCCGCTTTCGTTGTAATAGCATTGATTTTGTCTAGCATTTGTTTATAAGCAGCCTTATCAATTTCACTCTCTCCACCATAACTATTAAATTCCCCGACTGATTTTTCTTCCGCACCTATAATTTTATTAATGAGGGTAGTACTATACCCGGCGTCTCCCCAACTTTGTCTAATATAAAAAGCTTCTTCACTCTCGACATACCCAAGTATCACGGCTCCTAATGAGCTATGCGCGATCAGGGTTGGTTTACCTCCCACGAGCGGAATCGAGTATAAATCGGCCGAACATTTATTATAGCCGTCAAAACAAGTACCTAACTCAGAACTACCCATCAGATAATAGACGTTGCCATCGCGCAAATAGAGAGATGAGATGTAGGTATTGGCTGTTATTGTGCCAGGGATTTGTTTTGTTTGACCAGTGAAGGGATCAAGAACGCAGATCTCGGAATCAAATCTTGCTTTCTTCTCTGCCGTATTAGGTTGGTATGAATTTGCCGGTGTATATAACTTATTTCCAAGCACAGAAAAACTGCCCGCCCATGTGCCAGTAGGAATACGCATAACTTCTCGTTTTTCTTTGGAGCCATCGGCCATAAATATTAGATGTTCATATGACTTATCTGTTGCAGCGCGCGTAGCATCGTCCCATACTTTCTCAGTGGTGAGCACCCCCTTAGAAAAGGAATTTAATTGGACCGTTTCATAGTATGGCTCTACAGTCTTGAGCATTGCATTAAAATCACTATTGCAATCATCTGGAACAGCCGTGCCATCACTCATAAACAGTGCGAATGGGTCATTGCGTAGACTGTGGGAGATACGAAATTCACCGGCGATATACTGCCGAGTATGATCCGAAAAAGAATATTTGACTGAGTCGCCAGTTGCAGCAATCCACCAATTCCCATCATATTGATGATAACTACTAAACACTCTGTCAGCAAATGAAATTTGTTTTAGTGTGCCCGCAGGCATAATATCCTGTTTCGCCTCAACGATAACACAAGTCGATCCCGTCTTTTTCAGAACAAAGATTGGCTCCCTAAACCCTGTTGGGAGAGATAGATTAGCATTATTGATTATTGTCCATCCATCAGGCATAACAAAGCGGATATTCTCTGTGTTTGACCGATACCAAGCTCCCAACACCGAAGCATCCGAGTCAGGTTCATTCAATAATTGGGTTGAGTCCGAACGATAGAAATATGCACTCGTTAAGC
Above is a window of Patescibacteria group bacterium DNA encoding:
- the def gene encoding peptide deformylase, whose amino-acid sequence is MYTKNMVKKILTYNSKKLREKSQPVKRLDKATMRLVKDLVETLRCSGGVGLSAPQIGILKRVLVYEYKKPKDSTDKTPELPLTILINPEIIKTSTKMEMGEEGCLSFPNLFGQVERYKKITVKALGINNKEIKFEAKDLEARIIQHETDHLNGILFVDRLANPKQIYTYQI
- the fmt gene encoding methionyl-tRNA formyltransferase, yielding MKTSTRKYRVIFMGTPEFAKTILQTLLDLPQLDIVAVITQPDKPIGRHKTVQPSPVKQLALANRLTVWTPEKLKHNSEILEKIKALDPDVIIVAAYGKILPQEILDIPAHGIVNIHGSLLPKYRGASPIAAAILNGDTITGVTLMKIDATMDTGPIIAVSEPVPIKDTSTQLALSHVLAKVGADLLQQNLIPYLEGEIAPISQDDSQATYTSLIKKEDGLINWQEPAFIIERKTRAYTPQPTTYTFYHGKRLKIAFSKVVPTDQPRPVGQAWLTSDKHLAVSTSQASLQLEVVCLEGKNLTSDQEFLRGHPDIIGTILG
- a CDS encoding M15 family metallopeptidase; amino-acid sequence: MITIRECGEPLVDLKKTCPGVVIRLGKKRLRREKTAYLRKTVANMLHKAQGYLPQGVNFTIGDAWRPQYIQEEIFDEFIARFSKTHPKWSKQRVLQEVNKYVADSKGKWASGHMTGGAVDLRLIKNGRKVPMKSSKLNYQENALSHQSKLPAYLRRNRQVMFAALTKAGLSNYPKEYWHWSYGDIQWARRLGKKTAIYGAINNPKIIT